A section of the Deinobacterium chartae genome encodes:
- a CDS encoding ABC transporter permease — MPDAAALPNRRLAMSALRRTVIPMLLVAAVAFVLYWPLMIWANSGPAARALANGAELGCATPVSCAFSLRNPVLPAPGQLAQGFGNLSLPPTGPASAPYNAAVTLLETAVGLLLASAVGLLMAVLLVLSRSFERATLPWLVASQTVPIVAIAPMLAVLLGQYGVQGWLPKALIAAYIAFFPITVGMSKGLRSPDPLQLDLLRTYRATRTQEFALLRLPASLPYLFTALKVASTAALVGSIVAEISTISFSGLGKMLAENSRASDTVALWVIMIYGALLGTALVGLIGLLERWVTPWRAAR, encoded by the coding sequence ATGCCTGATGCCGCTGCCCTGCCGAACCGGAGGCTCGCCATGAGCGCGCTGCGCCGCACCGTGATTCCGATGCTGCTGGTGGCCGCCGTGGCGTTCGTGCTGTACTGGCCGCTGATGATCTGGGCCAACTCGGGCCCTGCTGCCCGCGCGCTCGCCAACGGCGCGGAGCTGGGCTGCGCCACGCCGGTCAGCTGCGCTTTTTCGCTGCGCAATCCGGTGCTGCCCGCACCGGGTCAGCTGGCGCAGGGCTTTGGCAACTTGAGCCTGCCCCCTACCGGGCCCGCCTCGGCTCCGTACAACGCGGCCGTGACCCTGCTCGAGACCGCGGTGGGCCTGCTGCTGGCCAGCGCGGTAGGCCTGCTGATGGCGGTCCTGCTGGTGCTCAGCCGCTCCTTCGAGCGCGCCACGCTGCCGTGGCTGGTGGCCTCGCAGACCGTACCGATCGTGGCGATCGCACCCATGCTGGCGGTGCTGCTCGGGCAGTACGGCGTGCAAGGCTGGTTGCCCAAGGCCCTGATCGCCGCGTACATCGCCTTTTTTCCGATCACGGTGGGGATGTCCAAGGGCTTGCGCAGCCCCGACCCGCTGCAGCTCGACCTGCTGCGGACCTACCGGGCCACCCGGACCCAGGAGTTCGCGCTGCTGCGCCTTCCGGCCTCGCTGCCCTACCTGTTCACCGCGCTCAAGGTGGCGTCCACCGCCGCGCTGGTCGGCAGCATCGTGGCGGAGATCAGCACCATCAGCTTCAGCGGTCTGGGCAAGATGCTCGCCGAGAACTCGCGTGCGTCGGACACGGTGGCGCTGTGGGTCATCATGATCTACGGGGCCCTGCTGGGAACGGCGTTGGTCGGCTTAATCGGCCTGCTCGAGAGGTGGGTGACACCGTGGCGAGCCGCACGGTAA
- a CDS encoding ABC transporter ATP-binding protein — MTALAPAAGSIVQVHNLGMVFPVPGGETVALQGANLSIAPGEFISLIGPSGCGKTTLLRLLADLVQPTCGEIRINGKTPGQARSERAYGFVFQAPALMEWRSVLANVTLPLEVMNFPREGRAERARAMLRLVGLERFERHYPWQLSGGMQQRVSIARALAFDPALLFMDEPFGALDEITREHLNLELLRVWRETGKTVVFVTHSISEAVFLSTRVVVMTARPGKIEGIVDVDLPQPRDAGTRDSPRFFEIATRIRELLRRGHA, encoded by the coding sequence ATGACCGCGCTCGCCCCTGCGGCGGGCAGCATCGTGCAGGTGCACAACCTTGGCATGGTCTTCCCGGTGCCCGGCGGCGAAACCGTGGCTCTTCAGGGCGCGAACCTCAGCATTGCGCCCGGCGAGTTCATCAGCCTGATCGGCCCCAGCGGCTGCGGCAAGACCACGCTGCTGCGGCTGCTGGCCGACCTGGTGCAGCCCACCTGCGGCGAGATCCGCATCAACGGCAAAACCCCCGGGCAGGCCCGCAGCGAGCGCGCCTACGGCTTCGTGTTCCAGGCCCCGGCGCTGATGGAGTGGCGCAGCGTGCTGGCCAACGTGACCCTGCCCCTCGAGGTGATGAACTTTCCCAGGGAGGGGCGCGCCGAGCGGGCGCGGGCCATGCTGCGGCTGGTGGGCCTCGAGCGCTTCGAGCGCCATTACCCCTGGCAGCTCTCCGGCGGTATGCAGCAGCGGGTGTCGATCGCTCGCGCGCTGGCTTTCGATCCGGCGCTGCTGTTCATGGACGAGCCGTTCGGGGCGCTCGACGAGATCACCCGCGAGCACCTCAACCTCGAGTTGCTGCGGGTGTGGCGCGAGACCGGCAAGACCGTTGTTTTTGTGACGCACAGCATCTCCGAGGCGGTGTTTTTGAGCACGCGGGTGGTGGTGATGACCGCGCGGCCCGGCAAGATCGAGGGCATCGTGGACGTGGATCTGCCGCAGCCGCGGGACGCGGGCACCCGCGACAGCCCCAGGTTCTTTGAGATCGCTACCCGCATCCGTGAGCTGCTGCGCAGGGGGCATGCCTGA